Genomic DNA from Desulfosoma caldarium:
ATCGAACACATGCTTTTTAAAGGCACGGCGCAGCGGTCTGCTCTAGACATCGCCATGGCGCTGGATGCGGTGGGAGGCTTCGCCAACGCTTTTACGTCCAAAGAAAACCTGTGCCTTCACGCCAAGGTTCTGGATAGCCACCTGGACCTGGTGGTGGATGTGCTCACGGACATTTTTCTCCATTCGCTGTTCGCCGACGAAGACATTGAAAAGGAACGCCAGGTCGTGGTGCAGGAAATCAACATGATCGAAGATTCCCCGGAAGACCTGGCACACATTCTTTTTCAGCAACACTTTTGGAGGGCTCATCCCCTGGGTGCGCCCATCTACGGCACCCAGGAATCCGTTATGGCTTTGGACCGGTCCAAAATTCTGAATTTTTTGAGTAGACGCTTCGCCCCACGGGCCGTGCTCGTGGCGGCAGCGGGCAACGTGGACCATGAGGCCTTTGTAGACCTGGTGGCTCCCCATGTGGCCTCCTTAAACCATTCCCGCCATGCCCCGCATCGGCAACCCCCTCAGGTCTTTTGCCATCGAACCCTACTGCCCAAGGACCTGGAACAGGTCCATATCTGCCTGGGTTTTCCTGGATGTTCCCAAGCTGACCCTGAACGCTTTGCCTGCCATGTGGTCAACGTGGTTCTGGGCAATAGCATGAGCAGCCGGTTGTTCCAGGAAGTGCGTGAAAAGCGTGGCCTAGCCTATTCCATATATTCCTTTGTGAACAGCCATGAGGACACGGGGCTTATGGGCGTGTATGCCGCCGTGTCGCCCGAGAACGTGGCCGAAACCTTGGATGTCATCACCGCCGAAATGGACGCCGTGCGCCGCGATGCCATCACCGCCTCGGAACTGGACGCCGCCAAGGAATACCTCAAGGGAAGCATGTACCTGAATGCGGAAAGCACCGATGCGCGCATGAATCGGCTGGCCAAGAATGAATTCGTCTTTGGCCGCCATGTACCTTTGGAAGAGGTGGAAAAGGCCATTGACGCCGTGACGGTCGACGATGTGCGGGCTTGGTTCGTTAAACACTATCAACCGGAAAACACCGCCGTGACGCTTCTGGGACCTGTGGAAAACACAGCCGACGACATGGCGGCCGCGTGAATGGGCAAGCCATGGCTTTGAAATTTCAAGTTCTTGCCAGTGGGTCCAAAGGCAACGCCATCTATGTGGCCAGTGAGTCCACGGCCCTTCTAGTGGATGCGGGGTTAAGCGCCAAGGAGGTTGTGCGGCGCATGGAGGGGAGCGATCTCAGTCCTCGAAGGCTGGCCGCCGTCCTGATCAGTCACGAACACAGTGACCATATTCGCGGTGTGGGGGTGCTGAGCCGTCGCTTCGATCTTCCCGTCTACCTCACCCAAGCCACCCTGGAAGGCCTTCCAAGTCAGCTGGGTGAATTGGCCGCAGCCCACATCATTCAATCCGGCCGCACCTTTTCTGTGGGCGACTTGACCGTCCACCCCTTTGCCCTTTCCCACGATGCCGCCGATCCCGTGGGCTATCTCGTAGAACACAACGGGTGCCGCCTCGCCATCTGCACCGACTGCGGCACGGTCACACAGTTGGTGCGCGCGCGCCTTCAACAATGCCACGGCCTCATCCTGGAAGCCAATCACGACGTGCATCGCCTGATCCACGGCCCCTACGCCTGGCATCTTAAGCAGCGTATTCGCAGCCGGCATGGGCACTTGAGCAACGAGGAATGCTGCGACCTGCTGCAGGAAGTCAACCACCGCAACCTGCAGGTCGTGGTTCTGGCGCATTTAAGCGAAATCAACAACGATCCCCGACTGGTTCGAGACACGCTCGGCCAAAAACTTCGCCGAGAACAGTGGCATCATGTGCGGTTCCTCATCGCCGCCCAGGACCGTACCAGCCCCTTGTGTGAGCTAAACCCCTGAGGAGGTCTTTCATGGTTTTGATGCCCAAAGCTTTCTTGCTGCCCATCGACGACACGGAAGAATCCCTTCGCCCCATCCGCTTCCTCACCCAGCTCTATGCAGATCGGTCGGAAATCAGCCTGACCGTTCATTACCTGGTGCCTTCCCTGCCACCCGTCTACGCCGAAGGGCGTCTGAGTCCCGCCCAGGTGGCGAAAAAAAAGGAGTTTCTCAGAAAACGGGAAGAAGCGGCCCAAAGAGCCTGCGCTCGAGCCAAGCAAGTGCTTCTGGAATCGGGCTTCAGCGAAGACATCATTCATGAATTCGTCCAGGAAAAGGAACTCACCGTTGCCCATCACGCCTGCCGCTTGGCCGACATCAAGCGGGTGGACGCCGTTCTGTTTCCCAAGCAGGCCAGCAGCCGATTGGAAGGGTTTCTCAAGGGGGACCACACCTCCGCCCTGCTCCATCACTGTCTCGTCAGCCCCATCTGGTTCGTGGACAATCCCGTGGACATATCGCGCGCCGTGGTGTGTGTTTCCGAGCACGCCGCTTCGGTGCGAGCCTTGGATCACGCTTTGTTTATGTTGGAAGGCACCTCGACGCGGATCGATGTGGTCCATTTTTCTAAACGGCTCTCCAAGAAAATCGTTGCCGAAGGCCGAGAATCCAGTGCGGAAATGGATCGGTGGGTGGCCGACCAACCCAAAGAAGTTCGGGAAAACTACGCCAAGGCTTTGGACATGATCGGGCAGAGCTCCATCGAAGCCGAGCGGTTACGCCTCGTGGCCGCCCCCCATTCCGGCAAGGTTGCCGCAGACATCCTTGCCTACTGCGCCGAACAGCGCGCCGGCATCGTGGTGTTGGGTCACGGAGGCTCGGAGGGCACCTGGGGCTTTCTCAAGAGTTCCGTCACAAAGAAGATCCTCGCGGACTTTCGCCACCAAGCCGTGTGGGTCAACCAATAAGACGACCGTCCGAGGCCTCATCGATCGCGCGGGTTGGCACGGTCGCGCAATTCCCCGTGCGAGTTCGCAGCACCGGTCAGCTCGGCGCTGTGGGATCCGACGTTCGACCTATGCATTTGGAGAACCGGTACAGCCGTAAAGGTTGTTCACGACGGGCGTGCGATGCCGGAACAGGACACGGGTTTCAACAGGATTTTTTAGTGTAAAACTTTGCTGATCGAGACGGCGCTCACTTTAAACTCGGGGATCTTGGCTACCGGGTCGTACGCTTCCGCGCTCGTCACCACATTGGCCGGGCTTTCTCCAAAGTGAATAGGGACAAAAACCATCCCACGGGAAACCCGCCGAGTCAGTCGTGCTGGAGCTTCGACTTGGCCCCGTCGCGAAGAAACCCGAATCAATTCCCCATCGCGAATGCCCATGTGCTGCGCATCTTCCGGATGCATCTCCACGTACCCGTCTTTTTGCTCCGCATCGAGACTCGGCGTAATGCGCGTCATGGTCCCTGTGTGGTAGTGCGCAAACATTCGGCCTGTGGTCACATAAAACGGCATTTCTGGGCTGGGCTGCTCCATAGGATCCTGGTGTTCGACCACATGGAATTGACCCAAACCCCGGCTGAACCGATGCCGGTGAAGAAAAGGCGTCCCTGGATGATCCAGCGTCGGGCACGGCCACTGCAGCCCGTCGATTCCCAGTCGTTCGTAGCGCATTCCAC
This window encodes:
- a CDS encoding M16 family metallopeptidase, whose translation is MVRKTVLSNGIRIVTEKMPGVHSVSMGIWVNVGSRDEEPHEQGVTHFIEHMLFKGTAQRSALDIAMALDAVGGFANAFTSKENLCLHAKVLDSHLDLVVDVLTDIFLHSLFADEDIEKERQVVVQEINMIEDSPEDLAHILFQQHFWRAHPLGAPIYGTQESVMALDRSKILNFLSRRFAPRAVLVAAAGNVDHEAFVDLVAPHVASLNHSRHAPHRQPPQVFCHRTLLPKDLEQVHICLGFPGCSQADPERFACHVVNVVLGNSMSSRLFQEVREKRGLAYSIYSFVNSHEDTGLMGVYAAVSPENVAETLDVITAEMDAVRRDAITASELDAAKEYLKGSMYLNAESTDARMNRLAKNEFVFGRHVPLEEVEKAIDAVTVDDVRAWFVKHYQPENTAVTLLGPVENTADDMAAA
- a CDS encoding MBL fold metallo-hydrolase → MALKFQVLASGSKGNAIYVASESTALLVDAGLSAKEVVRRMEGSDLSPRRLAAVLISHEHSDHIRGVGVLSRRFDLPVYLTQATLEGLPSQLGELAAAHIIQSGRTFSVGDLTVHPFALSHDAADPVGYLVEHNGCRLAICTDCGTVTQLVRARLQQCHGLILEANHDVHRLIHGPYAWHLKQRIRSRHGHLSNEECCDLLQEVNHRNLQVVVLAHLSEINNDPRLVRDTLGQKLRREQWHHVRFLIAAQDRTSPLCELNP
- a CDS encoding universal stress protein; this translates as MVLMPKAFLLPIDDTEESLRPIRFLTQLYADRSEISLTVHYLVPSLPPVYAEGRLSPAQVAKKKEFLRKREEAAQRACARAKQVLLESGFSEDIIHEFVQEKELTVAHHACRLADIKRVDAVLFPKQASSRLEGFLKGDHTSALLHHCLVSPIWFVDNPVDISRAVVCVSEHAASVRALDHALFMLEGTSTRIDVVHFSKRLSKKIVAEGRESSAEMDRWVADQPKEVRENYAKALDMIGQSSIEAERLRLVAAPHSGKVAADILAYCAEQRAGIVVLGHGGSEGTWGFLKSSVTKKILADFRHQAVWVNQ